In a single window of the Candidatus Eisenbacteria bacterium genome:
- the lspA gene encoding signal peptidase II, translating to MKKWNSGKLLLTAAVALIIDMASKWFVAHMMFPNESRPLIGDFVRITLVRNTGSAFGFFSGQRTTLIVISVVAILLLGYLIVRSRERSYLSMISLGLVLGGALGNLVDRVRVGRVIDFLDVGFGRHRWPVFNFADACVTVGVAILAVSLYTGGEKAAGKRSEKESLS from the coding sequence GTGAAGAAATGGAATAGCGGGAAACTCCTCCTGACGGCCGCTGTGGCTCTCATCATTGATATGGCTTCAAAGTGGTTTGTAGCTCACATGATGTTCCCGAATGAATCCAGACCTCTCATCGGCGACTTTGTCAGAATAACGCTTGTCAGGAATACCGGCTCGGCATTTGGTTTTTTTTCAGGGCAGAGAACTACACTCATCGTGATCTCTGTTGTGGCCATTCTGCTTCTTGGCTACCTGATCGTTCGCTCGCGCGAGCGTTCATACCTGAGCATGATTTCGCTGGGGCTTGTCCTCGGCGGCGCGCTCGGCAATCTTGTCGATAGAGTCAGGGTGGGCAGAGTCATCGATTTCCTTGATGTCGGTTTCGGCAGACACAGATGGCCCGTATTTAATTTTGCGGATGCGTGTGTCACGGTCGGAGTGGCGATTCTTGCGGTGAGCCTGTACACCGGAGGTGAAAAGGCGGCTGGAAAACGTTCTGAAAAAGAAAGTCTCTCCTGA
- a CDS encoding RluA family pseudouridine synthase, which translates to MKRRLENVLKKKVSPELEGLRLDVFLHKAFPLHSRAYLQKLIREERVTAGGRPRKQSYSVGRDEEIEVHLPEPAPLGIEPEPLPLDIRYEDAELAVVNKPAGMVVHPGAGVSSGTLVHALLFHLKDLSGIGGIMRPGIVHRLDKGTSGILVVAKTDLSHRNLSSQLKDRKFEKEYLAIVWGSFRQKTGKIATSIGRHKKDRVKMAVVKEGGREAITFFKVLRESRFLTLVSLKPVTGRTHQLRVHLSHIGHPIFGDDRYGGRRRSSSGLKQEDKRILEELLGIMERPALHARKVAFSHPSSGKRLCFFAKLPPDFRAVMRRLKIA; encoded by the coding sequence GTGAAAAGGCGGCTGGAAAACGTTCTGAAAAAGAAAGTCTCTCCTGAACTTGAAGGTCTAAGGCTTGATGTTTTCCTTCACAAGGCATTCCCCCTTCACTCACGTGCTTATCTTCAGAAACTCATAAGAGAAGAACGAGTCACTGCAGGCGGAAGGCCTCGAAAGCAGAGCTACAGTGTGGGGAGGGACGAGGAAATAGAAGTGCATTTGCCCGAGCCCGCGCCTCTCGGCATCGAGCCGGAACCTTTGCCTCTCGATATCAGGTACGAAGATGCCGAGCTTGCCGTGGTCAATAAACCGGCAGGGATGGTCGTCCATCCGGGAGCCGGTGTGAGCTCCGGCACCCTCGTGCACGCTCTCCTCTTCCACCTGAAGGATTTGTCAGGAATCGGTGGAATCATGAGGCCGGGGATTGTCCACAGACTTGACAAGGGGACTTCGGGCATTCTGGTTGTTGCAAAGACCGACCTGAGTCACAGAAATCTCTCGAGCCAGCTGAAAGACAGAAAGTTCGAGAAAGAGTACCTGGCAATTGTCTGGGGCAGTTTCCGTCAGAAGACGGGGAAGATCGCGACATCAATCGGGAGGCACAAGAAAGACAGAGTCAAGATGGCGGTTGTGAAGGAAGGCGGACGGGAGGCAATAACCTTCTTCAAGGTCCTGAGGGAATCCCGGTTCCTCACTCTCGTGTCACTCAAGCCGGTCACCGGCAGGACACACCAGCTCAGAGTTCATCTTTCGCACATCGGGCATCCTATTTTCGGTGATGACCGCTACGGAGGAAGAAGGAGATCTTCTAGCGGGCTGAAGCAGGAGGACAAGAGGATTCTTGAAGAGCTTCTTGGCATAATGGAAAGACCGGCTCTCCACGCAAGGAAGGTCGCTTTTTCACATCCTTCGAGCGGCAAGAGGCTCTGCTTTTTCGCCAAGCTTCCTCCTGATTTCAGAGCAGTTATGAGGAGGCTCAAGATTGCATAG
- the ruvX gene encoding Holliday junction resolvase RuvX yields MSEKRDKRGESWRILGVDFGQRRIGLAVSDPLRMTAQGLPTVNVTNETEALSAVVKIAREYDVSEIVIGLPLRLDGTQGEGALQVLSLADSLRESLSIRVVVWDERLSSVEARRILIEAGEKTGTKKGRVDRIAATILLQSYLDRKGMSREDK; encoded by the coding sequence TTGAGCGAAAAACGCGACAAAAGAGGAGAATCATGGAGGATTCTTGGCGTTGATTTTGGGCAACGGAGGATTGGCCTTGCCGTAAGTGACCCGCTTCGGATGACTGCCCAGGGACTTCCGACCGTCAACGTGACGAATGAAACTGAAGCTCTCTCCGCTGTGGTAAAGATTGCCCGGGAGTACGATGTCTCGGAGATCGTTATTGGACTTCCGCTCAGGCTCGATGGAACCCAGGGGGAGGGGGCGTTGCAGGTCCTTTCTCTTGCGGATTCGCTCAGAGAATCCCTGAGTATTCGCGTTGTAGTCTGGGATGAGAGACTCTCCTCAGTGGAGGCCAGGAGGATTTTGATAGAGGCAGGTGAGAAGACAGGGACGAAGAAGGGAAGGGTTGACAGGATTGCGGCGACGATTCTCCTGCAGAGTTATCTTGACAGAAAAGGGATGAGTAGGGAGGATAAGTAG